The following proteins come from a genomic window of Lytechinus pictus isolate F3 Inbred chromosome 1, Lp3.0, whole genome shotgun sequence:
- the LOC135154051 gene encoding microfibril-associated glycoprotein 4-like, producing MTLILVCRMLITEFAYFTVPHSKTPTDASPPLETLDGGSSTTSPEISSSGSTEASSEQAMSGSVTTPSEHTTNDTPMDASPPQETPGGGSSTTSPELSSSGSTEASSEQAMTPMTGSSTTPSEPATNGTTIYSQEHTSGYSTTPSEHTTDDAATTLSHPTTIPSTEALPETTTKGNLDVNSCKMLYSMGHKTSGVYAISPSGVGLTDVYCDMTTDSGGWTIFQKRYDGSVDFYLNYTEYVRGFGDVEGEYWLGLDQLYLLAKDGVELRIDMVDYDNNPFYAHYGSFSIGSTNTNYRIGFSSYTGTAGEGLDVANGQDFSAYDNDHDDNWANCASLCRGGWWYNDCYTANLNGVHGLQTGLTGIIWDWPDTKYMRATEMKLR from the exons ATGACTCTAATCCTCG TCTGTCGTATGCTCATCACAGAGTTTGCCTATTTTACTGTTCCTCATTCCA AGACTCCTACGGATGCATCACCACCACTAGAAACTCTCGATGGAGGAAGTTCGACAACTTCGCCAGAAATTTCATCCAGTGGATCAACTGAAGCTTCGTCAGAACAAGCAATGTCAGGCTCAGTAACTACTCCATCAGAACATACGACCAATG ATACTCCCATGGATGCATCACCACCCCAAGAAACTCCTGGTGGAGGAAGTTCGACAACTTCACCAGAACTTTCATCCAGTGGATCAACTGAAGCTTCGTCAGAACAAGCAATGACCCCAATGACAGGCTCTTCAACTACTCCATCAGAACCTGCGACCAATGGTACAACGATATATTCGCAGGAACATACGTCAGGTTATTCGACAACTCCATCAGAACATACGACAGACGATGCGGCTACAACTTTGTCACACCCTACAACAATTCCTTCTACGGAGGCTTTACCTGAAACCACAACTAAAGGAAATTTAGATGTGAATTCGTgtaagatgctctattcaatgGGGCATAAAACAAGTGGTGTCTATGCCATCTCTCCTAGCGGTGTGGGACTGACCGATGTCTACTGCGATATGACCACCGATAGCGGAGGGTGGACAATCTTCCAG AAACGTTATGACGGATCTGTGGATTTTTACCTCAATTATACCGAGTATGTTCGTGGATTTGGTGACGTCGAGGGCGAATACTGGTTGGGATTAGACCAACTCTACTTACTTGCTAAAGATGGAGTCGAACTCAGAATCGATATGGTTGATTACGATAACAATCCATTCTACGCTCATTATGGCAGTTTTAGCATTGGAAGTACCAACACCAA CTACCGAATCGGGTTTTCATCATATACCGGTACTGCAGGAGAAGGGCTAGATGTAGCCAACGGACAGGACTTCTCAGCCTATGACAATGACCATGATGACAACTGGGCTAATTGTGCTTCTCTGTGCAGAGGGGGGTGGTGGTATAACGACTGTTATACAGCCAACTTGAATGGGGTACACGGACTCCAAACTGGTTTGACAGGGATTATTTGGGATTGGCCTGACACAAAATACATGAGAGCTACAGAAATGAAGTTAAGATGA